The nucleotide window CATAAACCCCTTTATATTATTTTTTTGCTCACATTCGGTTGCTTTTTTTAGCCAGAATGGCAAATTGAATACAGTTGATTTAGAAATTATTTAAAAGGAAGTTCTATGTGTTCAGTATTTGGCATTCTCGACATTAAAAGTGATGCCGCAGCACTTCGCCCTATTGCTTTAGAAATGTCTAAAAAGCTTCGTCACCGTGGCCCAGACTGGTCTGGTATCTATGCTGGTGAAAAAGCAATTCTTGCTCACGAGCGTTTGGCTATCGTTGGTCTTAACAGTGGTGCACAACCACTATACAGCCAAGATAAAAAGCACATTCTTGCAGTGAATGGCGAAATTTATAACCACAAAGAACTTCGTGCACGCTATGAAGATAAGTACCAGTTCCAGACTGACTCTGACTGTGAAGTTATCCTAGCGTTATACCAAGAAATGGGCGCGGACCTTTTAGAAGAACTTAACGGTATTTTCGCATTCGTTTTATACGACGAAGAGAAAGACGAGTACCTAGTCGGCCGTGACCATATTGGTATCATCCCGCTTTACCAAGGCTACGACGAGCACGGCAACTACTACGTTGCTTCAGAGATGAAAGCACTCGTTGAAGTATGCAAGACGATCAGTGAGTTCCCTCCTGGTAGCTTCTATTCTTCGAAAGATGCAGAGCCTCAACGCTACTACATCCGCGATTGGAATGAATACGCTGCGGTACAAGGTAACAGCACAAGTAAAGAAGAACTGACTGAAGCGCTAGAAGCTGCAGTTAAACGTCAACTAATGACAGATGTACCTTATGGTGTACTTCTATCTGGTGGTCTTGATTCTTCAATCACTTCAGCAGTCGCTAAACGTTTTGCTGCAATGCGTATCGAAGACGATGAGCAATCAGAAGCTTGGTGGCCACAACTGCACTCATTCGCAGTAGGTCTAGAAAACGCGCCTGATCTGATCGCTGCTCGTGAAGTTGCTGATAAGATTGGTACCGTACACCACGAGATGACTTACACCATTCAGGAAGGCTTAGATGCAATCCGTGATGTTATCTACCACATTGAAACTTACGATGTAACGACGATTCGTGCTTCAACGCCGATGTACTTGCTTGCTCGTAAGATCAAGGCAATGGGTATCAAAATGGTACTGTCTGGTGAAGGTGCTGATGAGATCTTTGGTGGCTACCTGTACTTCCATAAAGCGCCAAACGCAAAAGAGTTCCACGAAGAAACCGTGCGTAAACTTCTTGCTCTAAGCATGTTTGACTGTGCTCGCGCCAACAAATCTCTTGCGGCATGGGGTGTTGAAGGTCGTGTTCCATTCTTGGACAAAGAGTTCATCGATGTAGCAATGCGTTTGAACCCTGAAGATAAGATGTGTGGTAACGGTAAAATGGAGAAACACATTCTACGTGAGTGTTTTGAAGACTACCTACCAGATTCAATTGCATGGCGTCAAAAAGAGCAGTTCTCTGATGGTGTTGGCTACGATTGGATTGACACATTAAAAGCAACGGCTGAAGAAAAAGTAACGGATCAACAAATGGAAGCTGCGAAGTTCCGTTTCCCTTACAACACGCCAACAACCAAAGAAGGTTATGCTTACCGTGAAATTTTTGAGGAGCTATTCCCTCTAGAATCAGCGGCAGAATGTGTACCTGGTGGTCCTTCAGTTGCTTGTTCATCAGCGAAAGCGATTGAGTGGGATGAGTCATTCAAAAACTGTGTCGACCCATCAGGCCGTGCAGTACAAGCCGTTCACAACGATGCTTACAACGCTTAGCGCGTTTTGAACAAACCCTAAAGACTAAAAAAGGCGCATTATGCGCCTTTTTGTTTTAAGCCTATTTTTTGCTTTGTATTACTGCACTTATGCGTGAGCTTGTAGTGCTTCGTTCTCAATACTGATCGGAACCACTTTGCTGATCATTTTTACCAGCATAATAGATCGAGCTTCACCATCTTTCTGATGGAAAATAGCTTCAACCCCAGCAAACTGACCACTATTGATCTTGACCACTTGCCCTGATTCAAACTCAACACAGCACTCTTCAGGTTCATCTTCGCAACACTTCTCAAACTCTTTCAGTTCATACACTAAGTCGCCTTGGACTTCATGTGGCCTTGCGCCAAACTTAATAAAGTCGACAACGCCACGAGTCGAACGAACTGTCGTAAAACTAGGGCCTTGCTCATAATCAAAGCGAACAAAGATATAAGACGGGAACAGCGGTTCTTTGACCTGCTTCTCTTTCCCTCTCACGACCTTCTTGACATCGATTTGAGGATAAAAGCACTCTACCCCCTGGTTTTCTAGGTGCTGTTGAGCGCGTTTTTGATCACCACGCTTACAGTAAAGTAAATACCAACGTTTCATTTTACTAGCCATTTTCTATTTTGGGACATATTACCACAAGCCTAAAACCGTTAGTCACCGTTAATAAAATGAATCCTGATAAGCAATAAATTATGCGTAACAGGCCAACTTATCAACAAAAAGCCATAGGGACAAAAAGTGGTTAAGCATTGTACAGGGAACATTTACAGATAAAAAGACGCATTATTGTAAGGCTATGTATGCTACAAATAAAAGGAACGCTATACCATTTAAATCCAGAAACCATCCGACAAACCAATCAATTGGACGGTTAGCATTCGATAATTCTTATAAAAAGAACACTATGCGCTCAACTCAAAACTGGAAAATTAGTTTGCAGCACGCATTATCTGGGCAACATTTCCAATAAAACCCCATATTTTCATGAGCTTACAAAAAAATAGTTATCGTGACCATAAAAGACACCTATTGCAGATGGTTATTCCACTCTGTATACATAAGGAACTATAAAATCTTTTAATACCTAAAATTAGTAAAACTTATGCCAAGCAATCACAACATCTTTGGCCACCCTAGAGGCCTATTTCTACTTTTTAGCACAGAGCTATGGGAACGTTTCTCCTACTATGCGATGCGTGCGATCCTTGTTTTATTTCTTACCGATACCACTATCAATGGTGGCCTGGGTTGGTCAACAAAAGATGCCCTCGATCTTTATGGTATCTATACTGGTTTAGTCTATATCACGCCATTAATCGGCGGCTGGCTTGCCGATAACTACTTAGGACAACGTAAATCGATCCTAGTGGGCGGTGTATTAATGGCATTAGGCCAATTTACGCTTGCTCTTCCTAACGGCGCTATTGGCTTAGACCAAGTAAATGCTCTTTATCTAGGTTTAGCACTGCTTATCAGTGGTAACGGTATGTTTAAACCAAACATCTCGACCATGGTTGGCGACCTATACCAAGAAGGCGATAACCGACGTGACGGCGCTTTCACCATTTTCTACATGGGCATCAACTTAGGCGCGCTACTGGGTGGCTTAATTTCAGGTGCTGCAGTCGATTCATTCGGCTGGAAAGCTGGCTTCCTAGCCGCTGGTATCGGTATGGTTATTAGCTTAGTTATGCAATTGACGATGGCTCAGTCATGGTTAGGCAACATTGGTTCAGTACCTGCAGCTGCACGAGCGAAAGCGCTGAACAAATCGAAAGAGAAAACACCACTGACCAAAGAAGAGTTCGACAGACTAAAAGTTATTCTTGTTATGGGTCTGTTCGTAATCGTTTTCTGGGCTGGCTTTGAACAAGCTGGCGGTTTGATGAACATCTACACTCAACAATATACGGACCGTATGATTGGTGGCTTTGAAGTTCCTGCAGCTTGGTTCCAATCTCTGAACCCATTCTTCATCATTACACTTGCACCAATCATTGCTGCATTTTGGGTCAAGCTTGGTAAGCGTGAACCAAACTCGCCAGTGAAATTTGCGATGGCGTTGTTTTTCTTAGCACTAGGCTTTGTGTGCATGATGGGTGCAGTAATGGAGCAAGGTGGCGACCTAACAGTGAAAACATCAATGCTGTGGCTAGTCGGTGCTTTCTTCTTCCATACTCTTGGTGAGCTTTGTCTATCTCCTATTGGCCTGTCGTTGGTCACTAAGTTAGCTCCGCTTCGTCTAGCGTCGTTAATGATGGGTGCATGGTTTGGCTTCAATGCTGTCGCAAACTACGTCGCTGGCCTTGTGGGTTCTCACGTTGGTGAGCTTGGCGCAATGTCTATCTTCGGTGGTATCGCAATTACAGCGACTATAAGTGGCGTCTTACTGCTTCTTTGTGCAGGTAAACTTGTATCATGGATGCATGGTGTAGAAACCAACATGACGCTTGAAGCAGAACCAAAAGCAGAAACTTCGGTTGCTTAATATCTAGATCGATTTCAAGAAGAAACATCAAGATCAAAAAGGGCTGCTCAATGAGCAGCCCTTTTGTTATTTATTCTATTGGCATATCAGTTAGCGATGAAGCGCCACTAGCTCAGCCATCATATCGATGTGTGAGTCTCTGTCGTTAAGACACATAATGTAGCTAAAGTCTGAGCCACCAGCATCAATGAACGTCTCTTTACACTGGTCAGAAATCTCTTCCAACGTTTCCAAACAGTCAACCGAGAACGCAGGAGCCATGATATCAATCTTCTTGATGCCCTTACTCGGCAGTGATTCAAGTGTCTCGTCAGTGTAAGGCTTCAACCACTCTTCTCGACCAAATCGAGACTGGTATGTCATAGTGATATCGTCCGCAGATAAACCTAACTCAGCAGCAAGTAATTTTGTCGTCGCTTCACAATGCTGAGGGTAGATGTCACCTTCATCAGCGAGTCGCTTCGGAATACCGTGGAAAGAACACACTAAATGATCACCTCTGCCATTTTTATCCCAATGACTACGAACACTTTCAGCCAATGCTTTTGCATAGCTTGGGTGCGCGTAGTAGTCGCGAATAAAGCGATAGCTCGGAATCACTGGCATCTGCTTAAAGGCTTTGGTTAAACCATCAGAAACAGCCGCTGTGGTTGTACCTGAGTACTGGGGATATAAAGGCAGGACGATAATGTCTTCAACACCCTGCTCCATCAGTTGCTCGACCCCCGCCTTAAGGCTTGGGTTGCCATAGGTCATACCCAGCGCTACGGGCATCTCTAATTTTTTCTGGAGCTTGTCGGCTTGTCTTTGAGAGTAAACAAGCAGTGGTGAGCCTTCATCCATCCAAACAGACTGATACAGCTTAGCCACTTTCGGCGCTCTAATCGGTAAGATCACCCCATGCAAGATAGGACACCAAAGCCAACGCGTTAGGTTTACGACTCGCTTATCGTGTAAGAATTCACTCAAAAATCGACGAACGCCAGCCGGGGTCGCCGAATCTGGTGTTCCTAAGTTCACCAGTAAAACGCCCTGCTTTTTATTATTTTCCATAGATACCTGAGACCAATGTGTGATTTTCTGGAACGTAATATACTAATCGGCATAAGTTTAAGATCATTGTTGTGCCACTAAATTTAAGAATAATCGTTCTTAACCTGGGTTATCACAATATCACCTTGAGCGTTAGCCTCGCGAATCTAAGCCGTACCGCGGAAACAGTGCACAATCGATTTATCTAGATTGGTATATTACTAAAAATTGAAACAAAAAAAGCGACCTTAACGGTCGCTTCCAATATATCAAATTCTAAAACTGGCTGTTAGCCAATTATGCTAGTGCTTTCTCAAGTTCTGCACTAACTTCAGCAACTTGCTTAGTACCATCAAATTTAAGGTACTTAGTGTTGCCTGCTTCTGCTTCCTTACCGTAGTAAGAAATAAGCGGAGCCGTTTGATCGTGGTATACGCCTAGACGTGCACGAACTGTTTCTTCTTTGTCGTCATCACGAACCACTAGCTCTTCGCCAGTGATGTCATCTTTACCTTCTTCTTTAGGTGGGTTGTACACACTGTGGTATGTACGACCAGAAGGAAGGTGAGCACGACGACCAGCCATACGCTCAACAATCACATCGTCAGCTACGTCGAATTCAACAACGTAATCAACAGCAATGCCCATTTCTTTTAGGCCATCCGCTTGTGGGATTGTGCGTGGGAAACCGTCTAGTAGGAAACCTTTCTCACAGTCATCTTGAGCGATACGCTCTTTGATTAGACCAAGGATAATTTCATCAGAAACTAGCTGACCAGCGTCGATTACTGATTTTGCTTGCTTACCAAGCTCAGTACCCGCTTTGATAGCAGCACGTAGCATGTCACCAGTTGAAATTTGAGGGATACCAAATTTGTTCATGATGAAGTTAGCTTGAGTACCTTTACCCGCGCCAGGAGCACCTAGAAGAATGATGCGCATGTTTAATCCTCTTATAAAAATTATGATTTATACCGAAGCTCACTATCCCGCCTTTCTGGTTTAATTGAGGTCAAACAAGAGAGGTTAGGTAACAACTGAGGCTAAGCACAACTGTAAACAGAAGCAAAACGGTAAGTTTCGGTATAACGTTTAAAAATCATACAACTGGAGACGATAGGTTCATAGTACCAGCTGATTAGGTCGAGCATTCTATCACATTAATATTCAATTTGGCTGAAATTAAGACTAAAGAATGTATCGACAGCGTTTGCGTTCGTCTTGTTAGCGACTTTAGCTACATTTCGATGAATTTAAGCGACGTTCATAAAAAAAGCCCGCATTAGCGAGCTTTTATTTATAATTATAGGCTTAGCCCAAAGTCGAAAGACTAACGTTTTGTTAGTAGCTCGTTGATTGCACCTAAGAATTGTGACGGATCTTCCATTGAGCCTTTTTCAGCCAGCATAGCTTGGCCAAGTAGTAACTCAACCCAACGGCCGAATGCTTGCTCATCCGCTTCGTCAGCCATCTGCTTAACTAGCGCATGTTCAGGGTTAATCTCAAAGATGTACTTCACCTCAGGAGCAGCTTGACCCGCAGCTTCAAGAAGTTTAGCCATTTGAGTGCCCATCTCGAAATCATCGGTAACAACAACAGCAGGTGTAGTTGCTAGCTTGAATGTCGTGCGAACCTCTTTAACACGATCACCAAGATAAGATTGAGTGCGCTCAACAACAGATTTGAACTCTTCTTCTGCCTCTTTTTGCTTCTCTTTCTCTTCTTCGCCTTCGAATTTGCTTAGGTCTAAGCCCGCTTTGGTGATCGATTGGAACTGCTTACCATCAAAATCAGTCAGGTAGTTCATTACGTACTCATCAATACGATCGTACATTAGAACCACTTCGATACCTTTTGCTTTGAACTGCTCCAAATGCGGGCTGTTCTTGGCGGCAGCGTAGTTATCTGCTGTTAGGTAATAAATCTTGTCTTGGCCTTCCTTCATACGTTCAACGTAAGAAGCTAGGCTGATAGCTTGGTCAGCAGAGTCAACTTCCGTTGACGAGAAACGAAGTAAACCAGCGATTTTTTCTTTGTTCGCCATGTCTTCCGCTGGGCCTTCTTTCAGTACAAGGCCAAACTCTTTCCAAAACTCTAGATACTTATCATTGTCATTCTTCGCCATGCGCTCAAGCATAGTCAGGACACGCTTGGTACATGCGCCACGAAGAGACTGAGTTACCTTATTATCTTGCAAGATTTCACGAGACACGTTCAGTGGTAGATCGTTTGAGTCAATCAAGCCGCGAACGAAACGCATGTAAGATGGCATGAACTGCTCTGCATCATCCATGATGAATACTCGCTGTACATAAAGCTTAAGGCCGCTCTTATGGTCACGATTCATCATATCCCAAGGTGCTTTAGCTGGGATGTAAAGTAGGCTTGTGTAGTCGTTCTTACCTTCAACTTTGTTATGGCTCCACGTTAGTGGATCAGCAAAGTCGTGAGAGACGTGCTTGTAAAACTC belongs to Vibrio splendidus and includes:
- the asnB gene encoding asparagine synthase B — encoded protein: MCSVFGILDIKSDAAALRPIALEMSKKLRHRGPDWSGIYAGEKAILAHERLAIVGLNSGAQPLYSQDKKHILAVNGEIYNHKELRARYEDKYQFQTDSDCEVILALYQEMGADLLEELNGIFAFVLYDEEKDEYLVGRDHIGIIPLYQGYDEHGNYYVASEMKALVEVCKTISEFPPGSFYSSKDAEPQRYYIRDWNEYAAVQGNSTSKEELTEALEAAVKRQLMTDVPYGVLLSGGLDSSITSAVAKRFAAMRIEDDEQSEAWWPQLHSFAVGLENAPDLIAAREVADKIGTVHHEMTYTIQEGLDAIRDVIYHIETYDVTTIRASTPMYLLARKIKAMGIKMVLSGEGADEIFGGYLYFHKAPNAKEFHEETVRKLLALSMFDCARANKSLAAWGVEGRVPFLDKEFIDVAMRLNPEDKMCGNGKMEKHILRECFEDYLPDSIAWRQKEQFSDGVGYDWIDTLKATAEEKVTDQQMEAAKFRFPYNTPTTKEGYAYREIFEELFPLESAAECVPGGPSVACSSAKAIEWDESFKNCVDPSGRAVQAVHNDAYNA
- the rfaH gene encoding transcription/translation regulatory transformer protein RfaH, translated to MKRWYLLYCKRGDQKRAQQHLENQGVECFYPQIDVKKVVRGKEKQVKEPLFPSYIFVRFDYEQGPSFTTVRSTRGVVDFIKFGARPHEVQGDLVYELKEFEKCCEDEPEECCVEFESGQVVKINSGQFAGVEAIFHQKDGEARSIMLVKMISKVVPISIENEALQAHA
- a CDS encoding peptide MFS transporter; this encodes MPSNHNIFGHPRGLFLLFSTELWERFSYYAMRAILVLFLTDTTINGGLGWSTKDALDLYGIYTGLVYITPLIGGWLADNYLGQRKSILVGGVLMALGQFTLALPNGAIGLDQVNALYLGLALLISGNGMFKPNISTMVGDLYQEGDNRRDGAFTIFYMGINLGALLGGLISGAAVDSFGWKAGFLAAGIGMVISLVMQLTMAQSWLGNIGSVPAAARAKALNKSKEKTPLTKEEFDRLKVILVMGLFVIVFWAGFEQAGGLMNIYTQQYTDRMIGGFEVPAAWFQSLNPFFIITLAPIIAAFWVKLGKREPNSPVKFAMALFFLALGFVCMMGAVMEQGGDLTVKTSMLWLVGAFFFHTLGELCLSPIGLSLVTKLAPLRLASLMMGAWFGFNAVANYVAGLVGSHVGELGAMSIFGGIAITATISGVLLLLCAGKLVSWMHGVETNMTLEAEPKAETSVA
- the hemH gene encoding ferrochelatase, which gives rise to MENNKKQGVLLVNLGTPDSATPAGVRRFLSEFLHDKRVVNLTRWLWCPILHGVILPIRAPKVAKLYQSVWMDEGSPLLVYSQRQADKLQKKLEMPVALGMTYGNPSLKAGVEQLMEQGVEDIIVLPLYPQYSGTTTAAVSDGLTKAFKQMPVIPSYRFIRDYYAHPSYAKALAESVRSHWDKNGRGDHLVCSFHGIPKRLADEGDIYPQHCEATTKLLAAELGLSADDITMTYQSRFGREEWLKPYTDETLESLPSKGIKKIDIMAPAFSVDCLETLEEISDQCKETFIDAGGSDFSYIMCLNDRDSHIDMMAELVALHR
- the adk gene encoding adenylate kinase; translation: MRIILLGAPGAGKGTQANFIMNKFGIPQISTGDMLRAAIKAGTELGKQAKSVIDAGQLVSDEIILGLIKERIAQDDCEKGFLLDGFPRTIPQADGLKEMGIAVDYVVEFDVADDVIVERMAGRRAHLPSGRTYHSVYNPPKEEGKDDITGEELVVRDDDKEETVRARLGVYHDQTAPLISYYGKEAEAGNTKYLKFDGTKQVAEVSAELEKALA
- the htpG gene encoding molecular chaperone HtpG yields the protein MSETATQNKETRGFQSEVKQLLHLMIHSLYSNKEIFLRELISNASDAADKLRFQALSNGDLYQGDADLGVKLSFSAETNTLTISDNGIGMSRDNVIEHLGTIAKSGTADFFSKLSEDQSKDSQLIGQFGVGFYSAFIVADAVTVRTRAAGLASNEAVQWHSAGEGDYTIEDITKESRGTDIILHMREDGKEFLNEWRLREVIGKYSDHIGIPVSILTAVKDDEGKDTEDKHWEQINKAQALWTRNKSDIEKEEYQEFYKHVSHDFADPLTWSHNKVEGKNDYTSLLYIPAKAPWDMMNRDHKSGLKLYVQRVFIMDDAEQFMPSYMRFVRGLIDSNDLPLNVSREILQDNKVTQSLRGACTKRVLTMLERMAKNDNDKYLEFWKEFGLVLKEGPAEDMANKEKIAGLLRFSSTEVDSADQAISLASYVERMKEGQDKIYYLTADNYAAAKNSPHLEQFKAKGIEVVLMYDRIDEYVMNYLTDFDGKQFQSITKAGLDLSKFEGEEEKEKQKEAEEEFKSVVERTQSYLGDRVKEVRTTFKLATTPAVVVTDDFEMGTQMAKLLEAAGQAAPEVKYIFEINPEHALVKQMADEADEQAFGRWVELLLGQAMLAEKGSMEDPSQFLGAINELLTKR